The DNA segment ggttaaacattttaaatataaaataaagactACTTGTTGCATCATTGACCTTGAAAAATATTCGGAGAAAGAAAAGAGTAGAATTACTAATTTGCTTCATAATAATTTTGACTTTGtgaatgaataaaaaattgGATTAGTGGCCCTTAATGGTGGGGATTAGTTCGCAAGAATAATAAAGAGAAGTGGGTCTTTTATGTCAGTTTATGATTTGGTAGATCTTACGGCTTTGCTGGCACTAAAGTATTGTTGTCTTGACTCATCTTCAACCCACTTCTGCAGTTCACCTATTATGGAAGTATATGTAAGATACATGTTACTCTCGTAAATTCACAATTGTGTTTAAACGTTTAATTTTCCACGGTCAATTCGTTATTattagataaaatatatatatatatagatatagatataCGAATACTTATATGGATGATATGTTGATACCCAACAAATGAAGCATGCACAAGATAGATAGCCATCTTGATAAATGTCAGAGATACAAAGATCTTGATTAGATCCAGAAAACTATGGTATATGTGAATCAATTAGATTGTCCATACAGATATTACTATTTACCTCTTCTCTATGGCATGAAATGACTTGTTTTCCGATTAATCAAGAGTTTAAGGCCCATGCCCATAAGGGCCATAATTTTCTTGGGTCTGATGATTAAGTCAATTCTCCATCATCAATTAATATTGACCTCAAAACCTCTTCTTTTAGATGGTTAGTACTTAGTACGCCGATTTGAGTAACCAACATTTGGTTAAAATGACATATTCAATTAAACATTAGACTAATTTAATTATCCCACTTCACCACGTGATAAGTCTTTACCGAAGATGAGAAACGATAAAAGGAGATAAGTCTTTACCGAAGATGAGAAACGAAGCATGCATTCGAACAGTTTTACCTGAAGAGAAGTCTTCACCGAAGATGAGAAACGAAGCATGCATGAACGATTTAGTGTGAAGGTGAAAAAGAATCAACCCACTTCACCACGTGACGTGACCCACGATTTTGATGTCCAAGTCGTCCCTCCAAGGGCCTTACTTGGGCTAGGCCGCAGGCGATAAACCAAATTGGCAGCTTAATAGTATACAAACATGCATTAAATAAATACACAAAGCTTTGGTTAACCATTTTTATCCATTGGAAGCTGATATTTGTTGAGCCCATTTCAGTTTCTTTAATGTTAATTTGTAGAACATGTTATTGACTTGCTCTTTTCGAGATAAACTTGTTTGAGACTTCAATTAATAGTTTAATACTATGGCCCAAAACTGAAGttctatatatatctttttttgaCACCATTGAAGAAGTTGTCTATATCTATTCCCAAcctttcattcattcatttggTTTTCTATAGCTAACTGTACACATCGAACAACTCGTTATCTATTATGTTATGTAACTTCACACCGCCAAACATGGAGAATAAGTAATGAACAAGACTCCTCTGGAGTTGGCCAAAGAGTTTTTAGAAGACCACAGACCATTGCTTAACGTTCATGTTACTCAAATTCAATTCATTCAAAAGTAATACATCTTTTTTATtggaaacaaacaaagaaaccCACACCATAAGGACCAAATTTGGATATAACAAACCAATCTTGGTCCTAAAAGGAAGATTGACAACTCAGTAGAAATAATGATTGTTAAGGAACTGAGACGCAGTTGCAAGAGCGCCACCCATAATGGCATCGATCACGACCTTGTCTTTCCCTTTGTTAGTAGCCGCAGAGATCACTGCTCCTGTCGCCGCGCCTGCCAGCATTGCGTTTTTCTGATAGCAAAAGTTTCAAAGCAAATCATTCATAAGTTTTGCAAAAAAGAATAGCTCAATGTGTATGTAATATAATGACTAATGAACGTAGTACACACCCAATCTCTAGTGCCACGGATACGTTCGATTCCATACTCTGTTCCAACATAAACTCCAGCCACAGATCCTGATCATATTCATTCATATATTTGTTGCAAATTTCagcttttattattattttaaaatcatttattatcCATTGGTAAAACTAGAACAATGGCTTTAGAAAGCAACGTACCCCAGTAAAAACCTTCTTTGCACATCTTCTTAAGCTGCAACCATAATGTGTAACACAATAGATGagacgtttattttttcagacaCACACATATTATATACATGGGTTTGATAAAATAGTACTCACCGCATGCTCAAGAGTGCTCTTGGAAACACTCCCTAACCACATGATCAACAACACAAAccataagagaaaaaaaaaacagatctaCCAACGAGTCGAGCATTCATATTTTGGTTTTAGGACTTTACCTTTGTCGATGGCTTTGTAAGTGTCTTCCACAAGAGATTTTGTGACTCCAACCTATAAAACCCATTcagaaaatcaaatataaaacaatgagatgagagatagaaagagagagatagattaTATTTACAGCTCCGATCTTGAGGAAACCATCAACGGTGAGGTTGAGAAAAGGGTTGCCCATGTCCACTGCCACTGACAGCTTCGGTGAGCTCACAGTTCCAGAGAATGTGCTTGAaggcatcttcttcttctttctttcttcttcctttgtgTGTTTTGAGATATTTTTCTCTTTGGATCTTTGTTTCTGAAACTACTTCACCTATTTTCTTGGGATTTATAAAGTTTCAAGAttgatattttcttatttctttttttacttttgtttcaACGGTGGAGAAGAGATTAACATGACCCACAAGGAGATATGAGCTGAGCAATGAAACTCGAGCTCTTTAAATGACCACACTACCCTCAGATACCATGCCAAAACCAATTCACGAGTCTTGTGATCTCTCTACAACGACTGTTGCCGACTTCTCAGCTTTATGGCCGACTTGTTCACTCTTATAAAACTAATTGGCAATAATAACTTAAAAGATCGCAACTTTAGAAACAAAACATCACAAGAGTGAATTAACAACACAACAGTATCTCAACCATACATGCTTGAAAACAAAGAGACCACAAAAGCCAAACACAAATCAAATCCCATAGGCAGGTTTCATTATTGTTACAAAGATTGATAGAGAGTTGTAACGGAGACATCAAATGGCAGAACCTGATAGACTTCAATCCTTCCTGTGATGGCGTTTCCTGCTCTTCTTCTCATACCTCTTAGAAGAACCCCTCCCAACGCGTGAATCTTCATCATCACCTGAGACATCAGAGTCAGAAGAAGCTGCCACTTTGTTCCTACGCTTCTGCCTTCTACCACTTGCATCATCCTCAGATGAATCAGAATCATCAGAACGGTGACGCCTGctcctccttctcctcttctccttcCTACTCTTTCTCTTAACACTTCTCCGATCTTCATCAGAAGACTCATCAGAATAATCATCATCTCTCTTTCTCCCTCTCCTCTCCTTCCTTCTCTTACTCCTAccatcttcctcctcctcctcagacTCACTCACACTCCTCCTCTTATGCGTCCTCCGCTTCTTcgacctcctcctcctcttcctatCTCCAGAATCAGACTCAGACTCAGACTCATcccgcttcttcttcttcttcttaacacTACTACTACCGCCACTCCCCTTCTTTTTCTTCCCATACCTCTCAGCAATAATCTTCTCAATCTCAGAATCAACATCAGAATCCTCACTCTCactctcctcctcttcctcactactctcctcctcctcaaccTCACCTCTCCCCACACACCTCCTAACCTTCTCCAACCCCGCCACAACAGCAGCTTCAATCTCCCCACCGTCCTTCTCCCTATCCTCCTTCGTGCTCAAAAAGTTCCTACACTGATACGTCAAGTGCCCCACACGCCCACACTTCTTACAAGACCCACGAGCCTCGTCATTATTCGACCCAGTGATGCGCGCTAGAGCCAAAAGACCCTGGAAGCTGGCGTAAGAGTTCTCAGGGTCATCAGACTTCTGCTGAGTCGTCTTCGGCTCTTCTTTGGCCGTCGGCGCGTAGGGATCGTACCCGATCGCGCTCTGCCATATGCCGTGAGTCTGCAGCGCCGCGCTGCTGTGAACACGGTTGTTCGCAGGCATGCGAACTCTTCCCGCGGTGGCCGGCATCTTTCACGAAACCCTAAAGAATCTCACAACCTATTAACCAATAACAAATGGGttccttatcaaaatcaatACTTTTCGCCCTATGAGTTCGATTGATAACTCGAAATCTAGGGTTTCGAAATACTATCTGTAGATCCTAGGGTTTCAGATGAAATTAAGATCGTACGGAGCACAGTGATGGAAATGAAGAGGGGGAAAAGTTTCTTACCGGATCAGATCGGaaggaatcgccggagagagaGACGGAGCTTTGGTTCTTTCCTCTGATTGAGAATAAGAGAGGCGAAAAGGGAGAAGATGATAAAAAGATCGGGATGCCTTGATGGGTTCAACTACAATGGGCTTTATTCTGATTTTATTCGATTTATGGGCCTGAGATCTAATAGCTTGacactaaaaataataaaaaatcaaaatcatttatCAATAACTTAGATATATTTCAGATTTCTTTTTAAAGTTAAGCAAAACTTTATAGGTAAAAAAAGATTCTAAACAGTGAAAACTagaaaaactaaactaaaaaccGATACATGAGTAAAGATCCAAAGtaaacaacatatttttttgcatatggattactaaatatttttcatatactTGATTTTTGCTTTTGTAATAATTGAAGCTAAAAAGAGAGAATTTTCATAGTAATCTAAAAACGTCACACTTCAGACTAAATTGATAGTGATTGTCAGTCCTTTTTTATtgtttagagcatctccaacccaatcTCAAATCCTCAAATTTGAGGTTTTAATATTCAAAACCTcaaaactaatatttattttttagtctttacaattattttattttacaaatacatctattaattttatttagagTAACTTAAGTACACCAAAACAAAATAGAATagaataaatattacataatattaaaataagattCACACAActagaaaaatacattaaataaagatcacacaaaattaaatacactaaacaaaattaacataatttaaAGCAAATTACATAAACATTTGAATATTACATATCTTACAAGTGGtaccaaaataccaaaaatacagAATTTTATAcgtaattttctaaaatttctaaaataccAATATTACATATCTTACAAGTTGTTTTATTATGtatgtaatttatattgttttattataatattgtaatatttctaaaagtatgttttatatgtatttgtgaagttttatcattattaataaCTTTATTAATGTCAAGGACTATAATGCAAATGACTAAGCTTGTAAGGATTTTTTTTGAGGATTCATTGTTGGAGTAATCAACCCTCAAATCTccattttaaagttttactcATCTTACAATAAAGTATTGGATTGGAGATGTTCTTAGTAGGAGTCAACGAGACAAGACAATTTCTTATATAATTCAATTGATAATAAAAAGGCAAAGAAATCACCATtccaaacaaacaaataattagAAATTTCATGCTCTTTTTGGAGTAACCTTAATTTACAATAAGAACTCTATCACCATCAAGTGAAGAAACATAGAAGATTAAAACCGGTAAAAATCATCACCACCATCTGTTTCTAGATATGCCAATTACCTTTTCTATGCAGTTCAATTGAACCAAAGCTTTTATCTTCCCAAATTCATAgagaaaaaaacacacaaaatataaaagaaattcaaatttaaaattaattagcaGTCAAACAAATTAAAGGAACATACACTAGATACGTCTTGTCCAGTCATCACTATGTGTGTTTCACATCGATTTTTAGAggtttttttgttgaatatccCTTCTTTTTAGCCCCACATGATGAATCTCAAA comes from the Brassica napus cultivar Da-Ae chromosome A7, Da-Ae, whole genome shotgun sequence genome and includes:
- the LOC106352625 gene encoding outer envelope pore protein 16-1, chloroplastic yields the protein MPSSTFSGTVSSPKLSVAVDMGNPFLNLTVDGFLKIGAVGVTKSLVEDTYKAIDKGSVSKSTLEHALKKMCKEGFYWGSVAGVYVGTEYGIERIRGTRDWKNAMLAGAATGAVISAATNKGKDKVVIDAIMGGALATASQFLNNHYFY
- the LOC106352624 gene encoding CAX-interacting protein 4-like, whose amino-acid sequence is MPATAGRVRMPANNRVHSSAALQTHGIWQSAIGYDPYAPTAKEEPKTTQQKSDDPENSYASFQGLLALARITGSNNDEARGSCKKCGRVGHLTYQCRNFLSTKEDREKDGGEIEAAVVAGLEKVRRCVGRGEVEEEESSEEEEESESEDSDVDSEIEKIIAERYGKKKKGSGGSSSVKKKKKKRDESESESDSGDRKRRRRSKKRRTHKRRSVSESEEEEEDGRSKRRKERRGRKRDDDYSDESSDEDRRSVKRKSRKEKRRRRSRRHRSDDSDSSEDDASGRRQKRRNKVAASSDSDVSGDDEDSRVGRGSSKRYEKKSRKRHHRKD